The window GAGACTTTGAATCAGAACAGGGGTCACAAAAGACAGTTAAACAACAGTACTGATGGTGGAAGACTCCTCCGACTTGGTTTGCCTGCTGGGTAACGACTTGAGATACTCCAAATGTCTACGCGCGTCCTCCTGATTGGCCCTGACGTAGTAGACCAGGTAGGAGATGACCATGGTGAACCAGCCGAACATGACCACCAACATGGCCACGTCCGTAGTCCTCTTCATCACCACGCACAAGTCCACGTCGGGCTCCAGGAGGAAGGCCAGTCCGCGGACGGCGGTCTCCTCCGGCTCGGAAGTCTGGCAGACGATGCCGGTCAGCGAGACGGGCTCCAGGTCCACGCGGGGCATGGCCATCTGCAGCTGGCAGTCGCAGTGCCAGGGATTGTCGGTCAGGTTGGCTCGGGCCCGCAGGCCCTCGAAGGAGTCGGCGTCGAAATGGACCAACTTGTTGGCCGAGAGATCCAGGAAGCGCAGCGAGGAGCTCAGGCCCCGGAAGGCGCCCGGCTGCAGCTGGCTGATGTCGTTGTGCGACAGGTCCAGTTCGGCCAGCTGCGGCAGGCCGGCGAAGGCGTCGGCCGGGACCGAAGTCAGGAGGTTGAAGTCCAGGTAGACCCTGCGGGTGTCGTTGGGGATGTCCCGCGGGATCTCGGTCAGGCGTTGGTTGCTGCAGCGTAGCGTTTTGCCGCCCAcggcgcccccgccgccgccgtcgccctCGGAGCAGTAGCAGTGTTTAGAGCAGGCGCCGGCAGAAAGCTGGAGCCACGAGGTCAGGAGCGCCAGGCCGCGTAGCAGCAGATACGTCAACGCCTTGTCGCCAGCCGCCGACATCACTCGGGAGGGGGTGCTCCGCGCATCAATCGCCCGTGGAAGCGGCCAGCCTTACATAATCAAAACATAGGGTAACTGAGTGGTTactattttccccctttttcttaatttgattatttctattttttttaaaaaagtaatgaaGGATATTTACAGTATTACCgtttttttatgataaattCCACAGGAATTGAAATGATTGATGaatattaactttttaaaaGTCTTTTAATCAAAGAGAAAAGAAGATTTACTGCTTCCCTATTTTcacttttacaataaaaaaatgaatatgaattatAACAAAcctaaacaaatgaataaaacctaTATCTGCTGTTATTGAAAATTGTTACTTAATCTCTCTATCATCGCTCTATAAAGGAAACGATAACTCCAATGTGAGCTGCAAAAAAGATGAATTTGACAGCCGTGCTTTACCTGATCAATTtatgactactactatactttgtcaaGCTTGATGTTCCACTGGGACTCCTTTTCTAATTCACAGTCCTCCATTCATTAGCGAATGAGGCGTCTTTATGTCAGCCAAGAAACAACGTCCCTCCCAATGCAGCGTAAGGATGAAACGCTCCTTTTATACCTTTGCAATCCTTTTGTGTCTTACCACCACTTTTCTAAACAAACCACTGCACTGCGCCATATATCTATTTTAGTACAGGcagatataatataaaaaaaaatacattcaaatcgCAAAAGAGCATGTCGTTCCACTGCCCAGTTCTTTTTGGCCagcagaaaaatataaaaatgttgaaaCTGGCCCGCACAAgatgtttaaatttagtgtacaTTATGTAGCGCTTCACAGCTTCAACACCAGATGGAGCTAAACAGtgcctattttttttgctttagtgTTGAAATCGatcaagatttttttgtgttttattgctcgtaaataaacataaattgaAAGAAGTCCTATGAGAGtaatttctcttcattttagTTGTGATATTCGTGACTTTTTTATTGTCAATGGACATTTTCTCAATTTCAAGTGGGAAGGACGGCATTGAGAgatcatgtttcactcccattgacgatagacatccaatccaatttgactcacCAACAATAGTAGCCAATGTGGTCATACTTCAATAAAAAAACGGCAATAAAACAGTTTTAACAACACTGGGCTAAAACGAGGTGAAGCTACAAAAGCATCCAATCAGGAGAGGGTAAACTAAGTCAGGCCGAGCATCATTCGAGCATCTTTAATTCCTTTCAAATCGACACTCGGTGGGAACTGTCCACttacaaagattaaaaaatgtcatcgaTCTCACTGCGAGTATCAAATAGCTTTTACTTTGGCGGGGTACCCAAGTACGATACGGTGTCCCGGCTGAGGAATACAATAGAATGTCCACATACTAAATCCAATGGGTTACAGGTCAATTCAGGGTTATTATTTGGTCTTAAAactataaatattcaaatttgactttaaattgattggacagCTGTTAATAATAAccataatttttaatcatttggaaATAATGATGTTTACTGAAGAATAAGAAACAATTTTGACAATACAGTAATAGAAAACATagaaagattaaaaataataacacaaatccatgtttatttagatatttgtataaacaatacatttctaaaattaaattactttaaatttctatttttttgtatttagtaTGTTCATTCTATGTAGTATCTTAATTATTTTAACGTTCAGTTCAtactttttattgttattattattttgcataaataaataatataatgtatTTCCCACTAATGCTTGTTAACatgtatattttcaa is drawn from Stigmatopora nigra isolate UIUO_SnigA chromosome 18, RoL_Snig_1.1, whole genome shotgun sequence and contains these coding sequences:
- the lrrc3ca gene encoding leucine-rich repeat-containing protein 3B, coding for MSAAGDKALTYLLLRGLALLTSWLQLSAGACSKHCYCSEGDGGGGGAVGGKTLRCSNQRLTEIPRDIPNDTRRVYLDFNLLTSVPADAFAGLPQLAELDLSHNDISQLQPGAFRGLSSSLRFLDLSANKLVHFDADSFEGLRARANLTDNPWHCDCQLQMAMPRVDLEPVSLTGIVCQTSEPEETAVRGLAFLLEPDVDLCVVMKRTTDVAMLVVMFGWFTMVISYLVYYVRANQEDARRHLEYLKSLPSRQTKSEESSTISTVV